A genomic stretch from Barnesiella intestinihominis YIT 11860 includes:
- a CDS encoding TonB-dependent receptor yields MKTLKHKKTITKRSSFPYKVIGLVLYLLWVQPFGANHLYASERKINIEVNDVTLIDVLKQIEAQSDYVFFYNNADIDTEKKISINMKDANIKDVLDKILNEYSYRINNKKIIITAKRQAPVRTNKISGVVSDDSGQPIIGGNVLVKGLNKGTMTNIDGKYTIDVPDSATTLVISYIGYKKQEVEIGDRNYIPVTLQKNDVLMDEVVVIGYGTVKKSDLTGAVSSVKTENLPIAANTSVTHMLAGQAAGVMVKQNSAQPGGGIEIYVRGAASTGAGNDPLYVIDGFPVTNKSVEPESGNRYEYGSRNPMNSLNPNDIESIEILKDASATAIYGARAANGVILVTTKRGKSGKPIVKYNANYSIQTIAKRLEMLSAKEFMNVSNEISYQKWRMDNELYPYGGELEEDALPYKGNPYSPEEIATAGEGTDWFGLLTRDGSINQHNVSVSAGTESTRFLASLNYYKQKGVIKNSDFQRISGRINLDQDLGKYVKAGINATYSTIFNNNVPLGEGNAENSSLLNSALHYDPLVPVKDESGNYALSPTLGMIPNPVSMLEITDQTQTDRLLANGYIEATFWKDLKVKLNMGIDKNQGRRSTYLPKSTLYGKQEGGKANINENRTVDLLFELTANYTKQLFKERDRLEVLLGYSYQQENWDGLGAGSSQFFTDLFLWNKLEAGNVARPPVSSSKGKNELGSYFGRINYSLLDKYLFTFSLRYDGSSKFGKNNKWGLFPSGAFAWKMQNENFLKDVDWLSELKLRVSFGQTGNSNIGGNAYEYYEAGNQYVFGDAVQTGSIKSQLENPDLKWETTTELNVGLDFGFLNNRITGSFEYFHKVVSDLLAFRKLNSLMEVSTIADNIGATQSTGYEFSLNTVNLTGPFKWNTTLNISSYNDRWKERNPDVVLAPYEKEDAPIRAIYGCVSDGILQIGETPPASMPDLLPGQMKVKDLNGFDPNDGSKLLGHPDGKIDAADRIYLGSTDPKVIIGFGNMFEYKNFDLNIFFYGMFGQYVANSNRAKYGPSGCEYILQRQNYSKEVLERWTPDNPTNKFPSGFYSAYYGGDDWLLEKVSFVRCKNITLGYSFPHKWIHKVFSQARIYVDVENPFIITNYQGLDPEMDSKGGYPSQRTYSIGIDITF; encoded by the coding sequence ATGAAGACCCTTAAACACAAAAAAACGATCACAAAACGATCTTCATTCCCCTACAAAGTCATAGGACTGGTTTTGTATCTTCTATGGGTTCAACCATTTGGAGCAAATCACCTGTACGCATCGGAACGGAAGATAAACATCGAGGTAAACGACGTGACATTAATCGATGTGCTGAAACAAATAGAAGCTCAAAGCGACTATGTGTTCTTCTATAACAACGCAGACATCGATACAGAGAAGAAAATCAGTATTAATATGAAAGATGCGAATATAAAAGACGTTTTGGATAAAATCCTGAACGAATACTCTTACCGCATCAACAATAAAAAGATCATCATCACCGCCAAACGTCAGGCTCCCGTTCGCACGAACAAAATCAGCGGTGTCGTCTCCGACGATTCAGGACAACCTATTATCGGGGGCAACGTCTTGGTAAAAGGTTTAAACAAGGGAACCATGACCAACATCGACGGGAAATACACAATCGATGTACCCGACAGTGCAACGACTCTCGTTATCTCCTACATCGGATATAAAAAACAAGAAGTTGAAATCGGTGACAGAAATTATATTCCGGTAACTCTTCAAAAAAACGACGTTCTGATGGACGAAGTAGTGGTTATTGGTTACGGGACGGTTAAAAAAAGTGATTTGACGGGAGCTGTATCGAGTGTCAAAACAGAGAATCTGCCCATCGCAGCCAACACTTCTGTCACACACATGTTGGCAGGACAGGCCGCCGGAGTAATGGTAAAACAAAATTCCGCTCAACCGGGCGGAGGAATCGAAATATACGTCAGAGGTGCTGCATCGACCGGTGCAGGGAATGACCCTCTGTATGTAATCGACGGATTTCCCGTCACCAATAAAAGCGTGGAACCCGAAAGCGGGAACCGCTACGAGTATGGTTCCCGAAACCCGATGAACTCGTTGAATCCCAACGATATCGAATCCATAGAAATTCTTAAAGATGCCTCCGCCACTGCCATCTACGGAGCAAGAGCTGCCAATGGCGTGATCTTGGTCACGACCAAAAGAGGGAAAAGCGGGAAACCCATAGTAAAATACAACGCCAACTATTCGATTCAAACAATAGCCAAACGACTGGAAATGTTATCGGCTAAGGAATTCATGAATGTTTCAAACGAAATATCCTATCAAAAATGGCGCATGGATAATGAATTATATCCGTATGGCGGAGAACTGGAAGAAGACGCTTTACCCTACAAGGGCAATCCATATAGTCCGGAAGAAATCGCTACCGCCGGAGAAGGGACCGACTGGTTCGGGCTGCTTACGCGCGACGGCTCCATCAACCAACACAACGTATCTGTTTCAGCCGGTACGGAATCCACACGATTTTTGGCATCTTTGAATTATTACAAACAAAAAGGAGTAATCAAGAATTCCGATTTCCAACGTATATCGGGAAGAATAAACCTCGATCAAGATTTAGGGAAATACGTCAAAGCTGGTATCAATGCAACATACAGCACCATTTTCAACAATAATGTCCCATTAGGAGAAGGTAACGCCGAAAATTCCAGCCTGCTGAATTCGGCATTGCATTACGACCCCCTCGTCCCGGTAAAAGACGAATCGGGAAACTATGCGCTAAGTCCCACACTGGGCATGATTCCCAACCCGGTTTCAATGCTCGAAATTACAGACCAGACGCAAACCGATAGATTACTGGCAAACGGCTATATCGAAGCTACATTCTGGAAAGATTTGAAAGTAAAGCTCAATATGGGTATCGACAAAAATCAAGGTCGCCGCAGTACCTATCTTCCCAAATCGACGCTATACGGAAAACAAGAAGGAGGAAAAGCCAATATCAATGAAAATAGGACGGTCGATTTATTGTTCGAACTAACAGCCAACTATACGAAACAGCTTTTCAAGGAAAGAGACAGATTGGAAGTATTGCTCGGGTATTCATACCAACAAGAGAACTGGGACGGATTAGGAGCCGGCAGCTCTCAATTTTTCACCGATTTATTCCTATGGAACAAGTTGGAAGCCGGGAATGTGGCCCGTCCGCCAGTAAGTTCTTCCAAAGGCAAAAACGAATTAGGTTCTTATTTCGGCAGAATCAACTATTCCCTGCTCGACAAATACCTGTTTACATTCTCTTTAAGATATGACGGCTCTTCGAAATTCGGTAAAAACAACAAATGGGGTCTTTTCCCGTCGGGAGCATTCGCTTGGAAAATGCAAAATGAGAACTTTTTGAAAGACGTCGACTGGTTGTCCGAATTAAAATTAAGAGTCAGTTTCGGACAAACCGGAAACAGCAATATCGGAGGCAATGCCTACGAATACTATGAAGCCGGTAATCAATATGTATTCGGAGATGCTGTACAAACAGGCAGTATCAAAAGCCAACTCGAAAATCCCGACCTCAAATGGGAAACGACGACAGAGTTGAACGTAGGTCTCGACTTCGGATTTCTAAACAACCGAATCACAGGATCGTTTGAATATTTCCACAAAGTAGTCAGCGATTTGCTCGCCTTCCGCAAACTGAATTCCTTGATGGAAGTCTCTACTATTGCAGACAACATCGGAGCGACCCAAAGCACCGGATATGAGTTTTCTTTAAATACGGTAAATCTTACCGGCCCGTTCAAATGGAACACTACCTTGAATATATCCTCCTATAACGACCGATGGAAAGAACGCAACCCCGATGTAGTCTTGGCGCCTTATGAAAAAGAAGATGCACCTATCCGGGCTATCTATGGATGCGTATCCGACGGTATTCTGCAAATAGGAGAAACTCCTCCTGCCTCCATGCCCGATTTATTGCCGGGACAAATGAAAGTAAAAGACCTGAACGGGTTTGACCCGAACGACGGTTCCAAATTGCTCGGACACCCCGACGGCAAAATAGACGCAGCCGACAGAATCTATTTGGGAAGTACCGACCCGAAAGTTATCATCGGATTCGGCAACATGTTCGAATACAAGAACTTCGATTTGAATATTTTCTTCTATGGCATGTTCGGTCAATACGTGGCCAATTCGAATCGGGCAAAATACGGGCCCTCCGGTTGCGAATACATCTTGCAACGGCAAAACTATTCGAAAGAAGTATTGGAACGGTGGACTCCCGACAATCCTACGAACAAATTTCCATCGGGATTTTACAGTGCCTACTACGGTGGAGATGACTGGCTGCTCGAAAAAGTATCGTTCGTACGTTGTAAAAACATAACACTGGGATACTCTTTCCCGCACAAGTGGATACACAAAGTCTTTTCACAAGCCAGAATATACGTCGATGTTGAAAACCCTTTCATCATTACGAACTATCAGGGATTAGACCCGGAGATGGATTCAAAAGGCGGATATCCGTCTCAAAGGACATATTCGATAGGTATAGATATCACATTCTAA
- a CDS encoding RagB/SusD family nutrient uptake outer membrane protein, giving the protein MKTKFKHILVILCLSMISCEGNLEPELFDQITPENFLTNEDDVKTAVTGVYAEFRGISEWGRYKTSWGSVMTLQEVPTDLWAANWFYKAHTDFMWKATDYFVCEIFEFFVPAITKATALIARIQDAPVSDDIKNRYIAELRVVRALWMYDLFDLYGPVPAITDPEKILNPTQDFTVTRPSREEYITFVETELKEVINAKILPVAWTGSDYGHVSQATAMMVLLQLYMHEGGYCRNKHVGDYLDYFKKAEQVAKDIMDLQYYELQAEFKDIWSPQNQHNNEIIFALPSFPIPVMGNNFLAHVLPTDYKSQQGIPLTGWNGFRTPWEVYDSFDPADKRRQVHKTEYWNGKEMVTGRTGTLEYGALPMKYQENANTDGTNDASEYVIYRYADVIMLRAEAKNEIFGPDEGGTPTAKELLHQVCRRSFDNYDQTDHKKKIDQITDIDAFRAHLLQERAWEFIWEGKRRSDMIRHGVFISNAISRGKNLAKDYHELYPIPQQTIYELKIKQNDGY; this is encoded by the coding sequence ATGAAGACAAAATTCAAACATATACTGGTTATTCTATGTCTCTCGATGATTTCATGCGAGGGAAACTTGGAACCGGAACTATTCGATCAAATTACACCCGAAAACTTTTTAACCAACGAAGACGACGTAAAGACTGCTGTCACAGGTGTTTACGCCGAGTTCCGAGGAATATCCGAATGGGGACGATACAAAACCTCTTGGGGTTCGGTAATGACGCTTCAAGAAGTCCCCACCGACCTATGGGCTGCGAATTGGTTCTATAAAGCCCATACAGATTTCATGTGGAAAGCAACCGACTATTTCGTCTGTGAAATATTCGAATTTTTCGTGCCGGCCATAACAAAAGCCACAGCTTTAATCGCACGTATACAAGACGCTCCTGTGAGCGACGACATAAAAAATCGATACATTGCCGAATTGAGAGTAGTACGGGCGCTCTGGATGTACGATCTGTTCGACCTATATGGGCCGGTTCCGGCAATCACCGACCCCGAAAAAATACTCAATCCCACTCAGGACTTTACGGTAACTCGCCCCTCTCGGGAAGAATACATCACATTTGTAGAAACCGAATTGAAAGAAGTAATCAATGCCAAAATTTTGCCTGTCGCATGGACAGGTAGCGACTACGGTCATGTAAGTCAAGCAACGGCTATGATGGTACTGCTCCAACTATACATGCACGAAGGTGGCTACTGTCGGAACAAACACGTCGGCGACTATCTGGATTATTTCAAAAAGGCCGAACAGGTAGCCAAAGACATCATGGATTTACAATATTATGAATTGCAGGCTGAATTCAAAGACATTTGGAGTCCTCAAAACCAACACAACAACGAAATCATCTTCGCTCTTCCGAGTTTTCCCATTCCGGTAATGGGGAACAACTTTCTTGCCCATGTACTACCCACCGATTACAAGTCCCAGCAAGGTATCCCGCTGACCGGTTGGAATGGATTCAGAACCCCGTGGGAAGTATATGACTCTTTCGATCCGGCCGATAAGCGCAGACAAGTACACAAAACCGAATACTGGAATGGGAAAGAGATGGTTACAGGACGTACCGGAACTCTCGAATATGGAGCTTTGCCTATGAAATATCAGGAAAATGCAAACACCGATGGGACGAATGATGCATCGGAATATGTCATTTACCGGTACGCCGATGTCATCATGTTACGTGCCGAAGCTAAAAACGAAATTTTCGGCCCGGACGAGGGAGGCACACCCACGGCCAAAGAACTCCTGCACCAAGTCTGCCGCAGAAGTTTCGACAATTACGACCAAACCGACCACAAAAAGAAAATAGACCAAATAACCGACATAGACGCTTTTCGCGCTCATCTGCTTCAAGAAAGAGCTTGGGAGTTTATTTGGGAAGGTAAAAGAAGAAGCGACATGATACGACACGGCGTATTCATTTCCAATGCAATCAGCCGGGGTAAAAATCTGGCGAAAGACTACCACGAACTATATCCTATTCCTCAACAAACGATTTATGAACTTAAAATAAAACAAAATGATGGCTACTAA
- a CDS encoding anti-sigma factor family protein has translation MEKHNRHIDELITKYLDKSLTREECAELRRYLAEDKKHLAYFAEIRDLWLYNTALWQPIISTRSALEKLKKRIRKYTSLVKIRRTVYYASQIAAIIAIAFIFHTVKESNAYSATTHTVLTSTHKSEVTLPDGTIVWLNNNTKLIYPEVFSSTERSVYRRRSLFQGHEKQSTSVCREITRTRD, from the coding sequence ATGGAAAAACACAACCGACATATAGACGAACTCATAACGAAGTATCTGGATAAATCCCTTACTCGGGAAGAATGCGCCGAACTGCGCCGTTATTTGGCAGAAGACAAAAAGCATCTCGCATATTTTGCCGAAATAAGAGACCTATGGTTATACAATACGGCTCTGTGGCAACCGATTATATCCACACGGTCGGCTCTCGAAAAACTGAAAAAGAGAATAAGGAAATATACTTCTCTCGTAAAAATCAGAAGAACCGTCTATTACGCTTCTCAAATTGCAGCCATTATTGCGATAGCCTTTATCTTTCATACCGTAAAGGAATCCAACGCCTATTCCGCCACAACCCATACGGTTCTCACCTCGACCCATAAATCAGAAGTCACTCTACCCGACGGCACGATAGTATGGCTCAACAATAATACGAAACTCATTTATCCCGAAGTATTTTCATCGACAGAACGATCCGTTTATAGAAGGCGAAGCCTATTTCAAGGTCACGAAAAACAAAGCACGTCCGTTTGTCGTGAAATCACAAGGACAAGAGATTAA
- a CDS encoding FecR family protein produces MKSQGQEIKVLGTSFNVRNRPNEDLAETTLISGAVSLRFNNDSVPVRLNPNEQITYSKSNQSIRKDTVVAHEYIAWATEKMTFDNDRFTDVISYLEDKYQLQIICPEEIADTLYLTLVVRNETKEEIFKEIARISHLQYSIHNDTVYFDFPENTDCQTLQHSL; encoded by the coding sequence GTGAAATCACAAGGACAAGAGATTAAAGTATTAGGAACATCTTTCAATGTGCGAAACAGACCGAACGAAGACCTTGCGGAAACGACGTTGATTTCGGGAGCCGTATCCCTCCGTTTCAATAATGACTCCGTGCCCGTCAGATTAAATCCGAACGAACAGATAACCTACTCCAAGTCAAATCAATCTATCCGTAAAGACACGGTCGTCGCTCATGAATATATAGCATGGGCTACGGAAAAGATGACATTCGACAACGACAGATTCACAGATGTGATCTCATATTTGGAAGACAAATACCAACTTCAAATAATCTGCCCGGAAGAAATCGCCGATACTTTATACCTGACCCTCGTCGTAAGGAACGAAACCAAAGAAGAGATATTCAAGGAAATAGCGCGTATCTCCCATTTGCAATACTCCATACACAACGATACGGTCTATTTCGATTTCCCGGAAAACACCGATTGTCAAACTTTACAACACAGCCTATGA
- a CDS encoding FecR family protein, translating into MDGQNEIKEIDRLILKYLEGEASKDEKIALYRWIELSEENKTHFKEAQELWLSTQAILAPKEDTEKALQRFRSKIKNYNRRGKTFRKPLYYITQCAAIIVILLGLYYFFTRESNPEQYACVEMAIGNKGCITLPDSTVVWLNSGSKLTYPSRFSDKKRKVRLNGQAYFKVFHKEDQPFVVETNDMDIKVLGTSFVVKNYIRDEIIETALVDGHVEVYFPNSSVPPITLQPAEQVTYSRKTKETKIYTRKDSSLYHIWAQEKLLLSNCELTEVIEKLGAWYNVTMTCTNTSPTPVYMTLTVRTEPLKEILQTLKSIAPIDYRFNNDTVYIEHKPNS; encoded by the coding sequence ATGGACGGACAGAACGAAATAAAAGAAATAGATAGACTCATCTTGAAATATCTCGAAGGAGAGGCTTCGAAAGATGAAAAGATCGCGTTATACCGTTGGATCGAACTTTCGGAGGAAAATAAGACACATTTCAAAGAAGCACAAGAACTGTGGCTATCGACCCAAGCCATACTCGCACCGAAAGAAGATACGGAAAAAGCATTACAGCGTTTCCGTTCTAAAATCAAGAACTACAATCGCCGCGGCAAAACATTCCGCAAACCACTCTACTACATTACCCAATGTGCAGCCATAATAGTGATACTATTAGGCTTGTATTACTTTTTCACAAGAGAATCTAATCCCGAACAATACGCTTGCGTAGAGATGGCAATCGGAAACAAAGGTTGTATTACCCTCCCCGACAGCACGGTAGTTTGGCTCAATTCAGGCAGTAAATTGACATACCCCAGCCGGTTTTCCGATAAAAAAAGAAAAGTCCGGCTCAACGGGCAGGCCTATTTCAAAGTCTTCCACAAAGAAGATCAACCATTCGTTGTCGAAACCAACGATATGGATATAAAAGTTCTCGGGACCAGCTTTGTCGTCAAGAATTACATACGAGACGAAATCATCGAAACGGCATTGGTTGACGGGCATGTAGAAGTCTATTTTCCCAATAGCTCGGTTCCTCCCATAACTTTGCAACCTGCCGAGCAAGTCACATACTCCCGCAAGACGAAAGAAACGAAAATATATACGCGAAAAGATAGTAGTCTCTACCACATTTGGGCACAAGAAAAACTATTATTGAGCAATTGTGAATTGACAGAAGTCATAGAAAAATTAGGCGCATGGTATAACGTAACAATGACCTGTACGAACACTTCCCCTACCCCTGTTTATATGACGCTGACGGTCAGAACAGAACCGCTGAAAGAAATATTGCAAACGCTCAAATCGATAGCCCCCATAGATTATCGTTTCAATAACGACACAGTCTACATCGAGCACAAGCCGAATAGTTAA